One region of Armigeres subalbatus isolate Guangzhou_Male chromosome 3, GZ_Asu_2, whole genome shotgun sequence genomic DNA includes:
- the LOC134222724 gene encoding uncharacterized protein K02A2.6-like: MEGFAPPKFSFGDQWEMYQERLEQYFLAVDLENERRSAILLTSISLEVYQTVKNICHPEKPNAKSYEELCALLKERFCPAIITYRERTSFYRARQESGESVQEWYVRLKKLSLNCDFKEHLDHALKNIFVTGLQPGPIFERLCEEEDNVSLENLLKIAVKREATLKNRTLLEVNKINEKKTSYGSKPAKKVSSATCFACGKNNHDFRSCQYRSYVCKICKEKGHIAVVCPKKQKAFFKKDQTVNHLEVNSVSCSEPYYVDIAVNGRMTRFEMDTGSPITIISETFYRNNFGEFTLHPFRGKLVFYTGGEATPKGAFEAVLCYQGRQAVGQIVVIEGGRNPLIGRDFIGELLHCKTNKLDTESSDCQEVQLKTILNEYQELFDGSLGCYKHSKINLLLKPDAVPKFVKPRKIPISFQAKVEEELDVEKTGIITKAEIAEWGTPLVPVLKKDKSIRLCADYRVTVNPFLEDKRYPMPVVEDLFDALQGGKLFSKLDLKSAYNQLELEEESRKMLAWSTHKGIYYVNRLPFGTKPACAIFQEVLEKLLQECPGCINFLDDVLVTGATVSEHLKNLARVLSKLLEAGFRLNREKCEFFKERMQFLGHIIDGDGLHKDPEKVRAIMDVPRPENVKALREFLGMVTYYSKFIPNISAILSPLYQLLKKDKRYDWSSECDVAFETVKQILCSDNVLVPYNPELQVKLITDASGKGIGAVLLQVFPDGSQRPITFISRVLKSHEQDYSPLDMEALAVYYAVRRLSSYLLGKSFTILTDHQPLVSLFGRKGIPDMVFGKLQRLAVFLSNYEYEIKYIKGVSNKVADFLSRSPVQCCDDEVEDDEEVMFLQYIESETRSLVERKQLIIESRRDPVVSRVVRYVKTGWPGKVDDPELKKYFVRTNSLLKKAFLCGATVL; encoded by the coding sequence ATGGAAGGATTTGCTCCGCCCAAGTTTTCTTTTGGAGATCAATGGGAGATGTATCAAGAACGTTTAGAGCAATATTTCCTAGCCGTGGATTTAGAAAATGAGCGTAGATCCGCTATACTTCTTACCTCGATTTCGCTAGAAGTTTATCAAACGGTAAAGAACATCTGCCATCCAGAGAAACCAAATGCTAAGTCCTATGAAGAGCTGTGTGCGTTGTTGAAGGAAAGATTCTGTCCGGCGATAATTACTTATCGGGAGCGAACATCGTTTTATAGAGCAAGGCAAGAATCTGGAGAAAGCGTACAAGAATGGTACGTTCGCTTGAAGAAACTATCCTTGAATTGTGATTTTAAAGAACATTTGGATCATGCACTGAAGAACATTTTTGTGACGGGACTACAACCCGGTCCGATTTTTGAACGGTTGTGTGAAGAGGAAGACAATGTTTCATTGGAGAATTTGCTCAAGATTGCGGTGAAAAGGGAAGCCACATTAAAAAACCGAACATTGCTGGAAGTTAATAAGATTAACGAGAAGAAGACAAGTTATGGTTCGAAGCCGGCGAAGAAAGTTAGTTCGGCGACATGTTTTGCGTGCGGAAAGAATAACCATGATTTTAGAAGTTGTCAGTATCGAAGTTATGTATGCAAGATTTGCAAAGAGAAAGGCCATATTGCCGTGGTTTGTCCGAAGAAACAGAAAGCGTTTTTCAAGAAGGATCAAACGGTCAATCACTTGGAAGTCAACTCTGTTAGCTGTTCTGAGCCGTATTACGTGGATATTGCAGTTAATGGACGAATGACAAGATTTGAAATGGATACTGGATCACCAATAACGATTATCTCTGAGACGTTTTACCGCAATAATTTCGGAGAATTTACACTTCATCCGTTCCGTGGGAAGTTGGTGTTCTATACAGGAGGTGAAGCTACACCGAAGGGAGCTTTTGAAGCTGTTTTATGTTATCAAGGTCGACAAGCGGTTGGTCAAATTGTGGTAATTGAAGGAGGGCGCAATCCGTTGATTGGACGTGATTTTATTGGAGAGTTGCTTCActgcaaaacaaacaaacttGACACGGAGTCGAGTGACTGTCAGGAAGTTCAACTGAAAACTATTTTGAATGAATATCAAGAATTGTTCGATGGATCATTGGGTTGTTATAAGCATTCTAAAATCAACTTGCTATTGAAACCTGATGCTGTACCGAAGTTTGTTAAACCTCGAAAAATACCGATTTCGTTTCAAGCTAAGGTTGAAGAGGAACTGGATGTAGAGAAGACTGGTATTATTACTAAGGCTGAGATTGCAGAGTGGGGAACCCCGTTAGTTCCTGTTTTAAAGAAAGACAAGTCAATTCGTTTGTGCGCAGATTATCGAGTAACTGTCAACCCGTTTCTGGAAGATAAGCGATACCCTATGCCTGTTGTGGAAGATTTGTTCGACGCGTTGCAAGGTGGAAAGTTATTTTCGAAACTGGATTTGAAATCGGCGTACAATCAGCTAGAGCTTGAGGAAGAATCGAGAAAAATGTTGGCATGGAGTACTCACAAAGGAATATATTATGTGAACCGTTTGCCGTTTGGTACTAAACCAGCCTGTGCAATATTTCAAGAAGTTCTGGAAAAGTTATTGCAGGAATGCCCCGGGTGTATCAATTTCTTGGATGACGTTTTAGTAACTGGTGCAACTGTGAGCGAACATCTCAAGAATTTAGCAAGAGTGTTGAGTAAGCTTTTAGAAGCCGGATTTCGACTAAATCGTGAGAAATGTGAGTTTTTCAAAGAAAGAATGCAATTTCTGGGACACATTATTGACGGTGATGGACTGCATAAGGATCCGGAAAAGGTTCGCGCTATAATGGATGTTCCAAGACCAGAGAATGTCAAGGCACTAAGAGAATTTCTCGGAATggtaacgtattattcgaaattTATTCCGAACATCTCAGCAATACTGAGCCCTTTGTATCAATTACTTAAGAAGGACAAACGGTATGATTGGTCTTCTGAATGTGACGTGGCGTTTGAAACTGTAAAACAGATATTATGTTCGGATAATGTGCTGGTGCCGTATAATCCTGAATTGCAGGTTAAGTTAATTACCGATGCGTCTGGCAAAGGAATCGGAGCTGTACTCTTACAAGTGTTTCCTGATGGTAGTCAACGGCCAATAACGTTCATTTCAAGAGTTCTCAAATCTCACGAACAAGATTATTCTCCATTGGATATGGAAGCGTTGGCTGTTTATTATGCGGTTCGAAGATTGAGCAGTTATCTTCTTGGAAAAAGCTTCACGATTTTGACGGATCATCAACCACTTGTGTCGTTATTTGGACGAAAGGGAATTCCGGATATGGTGTTCGGAAAGTTACAACGTTTGGCTGTTTTTCTCTCAAATTACGAATATGAGATCAAGTACATTAAAGGAGTTAGCAACAAAGTAGCTGATTTCTTGTCTCGATCACCAGTTCAATGCTGTGACGATGAagttgaagatgatgaagaagTTATGTTTCTGCAGTATATTGAATCTGAAACGAGGTCATTGGTCGAACGGAAACAGCTTATAATTGAATCAAGGCGGGATCCTGTAGTAAGCCGTGTAGTGCGTTACGTTAAGACCGGATGGCCTGGTAAAGTTGACGATCCTGAATTGAAGAAATATTTTGTAAGGACGAACTCGTTGTTGAAGAAGGCGTTCTTATGTGGGGCTACCGTATTATAG